A genomic segment from Glycine soja cultivar W05 chromosome 20, ASM419377v2, whole genome shotgun sequence encodes:
- the LOC114403449 gene encoding uncharacterized protein LOC114403449, whose protein sequence is MNDQSQMMMNLNQMSQPQMMNQVQIIGQSQPQMLSHNQGMNQQAQQPQMKTSQIMMNQSQPQPPMMNRGYNKVWSQQPPLDPNMKFQNPMKPNYRSNWKGKKVTDKRKDPRRMEKPNPSGIATLSISNSGVVGYQPPTLHELQSQNRLKARKFYPKKKFNNRFAPYAPRNTTSFIIRAKKSGGIASLVSPCPVTPAVLPTPILSPSREVLGDMAKEEWGVDGYGSMKGLIRLRSPGNEADVHDYEDEEDGGSSESDVEEHVEVERRLDHDLSRFEMIYPNYGVEYNNVLENRVDDQDSHIAQLEEENLTLKERLFLMERELGDLRRRLLFLERQNQAVEDVNEEVVENGSDNESEGGSDVPVIGIENNVEMVDSLPESGRDGNVEADAKLDNGGVLEAEGVDDVFMEGSVPNEAIVKKDEIRGNEMGGDCVFDEVKEKDEQQDEVVSRQCLTDKFFAKDNEVMDNKESDDFEMLNRNEESTSQGATDENTNDLVLNEKDESKNQVVGTSSETTSGDDNLSVPC, encoded by the coding sequence ATGAACGACCAATCGCAGATGATGATGAATTTGAACCAGATGAGCCAGCCTCAGATGATGAATCAGGTGCAGATTATAGGTCAGTCGCAGCCTCAGATGCTCTCGCACAATCAGGGAATGAATCAGCAAGCGCAGCAGCCTCAGATGAAGACATCGCAGATTATGATGAACCAGTCTCAGCCTCAGCCTCCGATGATGAATCGTGGATACAACAAGGTTTGGTCTCAGCAACCTCCTCTGGACCCTAACATGAAGTTTCAGAACCCTATGAAACCGAATTACCGGAGCAATTGGAAGGGGAAGAAGGTCACTGACAAACGCAAGGACCCTAGGAGAATGGAAAAACCCAATCCAAGTGGAATCGCTACTCTTAGTATTTCCAACAGCGGTGTCGTTGGTTACCAGCCCCCAACGTTGCACGAGTTGCAATCGCAAAATCGCTTAAAAGCGCGTAAGTTTTATCCTAAGAAGAAGTTTAATAATAGATTCGCTCCTTATGCCCCTAGGAATACGACGTCGTTTATTATTCGTGCCAAGAAGTCCGGTGGCATAGCATCGCTTGTGTCGCCTTGCCCTGTGACCCCTGCAGTGCTTCCCACGCCTATATTGTCGCCGTCGAGGGAGGTGTTAGGGGATATGGCGAAGGAGGAGTGGGGTGTTGATGGATATGGGTCGATGAAGGGTTTGATTAGACTTCGATCGCCCGGGAATGAGGCTGATGTTCATGATTATGAGGATGAGGAGGACGGTGGGTCCAGTGAGAGTGATGTGGAGGAACATGTGGAGGTGGAGAGGAGGCTGGATCATGATTTGAGCCGGTTTGAGATGATATACCCGAACTATGGCGTTGAGTATAATAATGTGCTCGAGAATAGGGTTGATGATCAGGATTCCCATATAGCTCAATTGGAAGAGGAGAATTTGACTTTGAAGGAGCGCCTTTTCCTGATGGAGAGAGAATTGGGCGATCTGCGAAGGAGGTTGCTGTTTCTTGAGAGGCAGAACCAGGCTGTGGAGGATGTCAACGAGGAAGTTGTGGAGAATGGGTCTGATAATGAGAGTGAGGGTGGATCAGATGTTCCAGTTATAGGAATTGAGAACAATGTTGAGATGGTTGACTCGCTGCCGGAAAGTGGGAGAGATGGAAATGTTGAGGCTGATGCCAAGTTGGATAATGGTGGAGTATTGGAGGCTGAAGGTGTAGATGATGTTTTTATGGAAGGGTCTGTTCCAAATGAGGCTATTGTGAAGAAGGATGAGATCAGAGGTAATGAAATGGGGGGTGACTGTGTGTTTGATGAAGTGAAGGAGAAGGATGAGCAGCAGGATGAAGTAGTGTCACGACAGTGTTTGACAGATAAATTTTTTGCAAAAGATAATGAGGTTATGGATAACAAAGAGAGTGATGATTTTGAAATGCTGAACAGAAATGAAGAATCAACAAGTCAAGGAGCAACAGATGAAAACACAAATgacttagtcttaaatgagaAGGATGAAAGCAAGAATCAAGTAGTTGGGACAAGCTCAGAGACTACTTCCGGAGATGATAATTTGTCTGTCCCATGTTAG